From the Thermococcus sp. MV5 genome, the window AGTCCAACATCTGAACCTGGCATTGTGATGGCCCTTATAATGACCACAATGAGGAAGAGTATCAATGATGGAACCATGAAGCTGGCAACTTTTTCAATTCTCTTAACACCCACTGCCATAACGTACCATGTGAATACCCAAACGACCAATGTAAATAGCAATGGTTGCCACCCACCAATAAACGCATTCCATGTCTCTAGACCTTTCCCTGGCACATAACTAGCATAAAGTCCTGTCAGTCCTTTAATAAAGTATGCCAGTGCCCAACCATTAACAACGGCATAATAGAACATTATAGCAATATTAATCCATGCTACCCATGCTCCAAGCCATGCATATTTCTTTCCTGCATATTTTGCAAATCCTATAATGGTGCTCTTTCCAGTTTCCCTACCAATGATACCTTCTGCAATCAGTAGTGGAATTGCTACTGTAAACAGTGCAATACTGTATGGAATCAAAAAGGCACCGCCACCATACATTGCCATCATTCTTGGGAAACGCCAAATGTTACCGCTGCCGACCATTGCACCTATAATAGCAAAAATAAAACCCAGTCTAGTGCCCCAGTGTTCACCAGTTTCTACCTTCTCCATATTGAAATCCCCCAAAGAGGTTTTATAAACAAGTGCCGCAATGCCCTATAAAGGGCAGTATATAGCATTAATATGTGAGCAATACTCATATTTATACTTTTCTGATTATTTGAACACGTTATTGAGACATTTTTGATATAATTTCGTAAGACAACTCAAATTACTCTTTTTGAAGATTTATTCATTAAGTGGGAACTGGTATCTTCCCCCTCTAACGACCAAAGGTTTTAACAGAAAAGTAAATAGAGAGCAATTACAACTATCTCGCATGAACCTCTACTATATCTCCATCCTCCAACACATGTTCTGCTCCGACTCTCTGTCCAGGGAACTTCGCACTCTTCCCCCATACCCTAGCATATTTGAAGTTCTTAGCAAAGTCTTTATGAATTCTTTCTGCTACATCCAGAACTGTTGAACCTTTTTTAAGGGCAATAGGAGGATACGCTGGATCTTCTCCTGGAGACTTGGTAAAAACCCGGATTATATCAGCTAGCTGATACAATTCCTCTTTTAATATCTCAATATTTGCCTTCTTTTTAGCAGAAACAGGCACTATCTTAAATCTATCATTATACGCCTTAACAAGCTTTTCATAGTTCTCTTTACTTCCTGGAGCATCTCCCTTGTTGGCTATTATTATTGCCTTTCTCCATACAAGACTCTCATCAAGAGCATCTGAAAAGTCCTCAAGTGTGACTGGCTCCTTTACCGTGATTTCTGCACTGTGGATACCTTCTTCCCTAAGCATTTTCATAACTTCAGAAACATCACCTTGAATTAGGTGCTGTCCATTTATGATGATGCCCCCCATAGGCATCCTCTTTATATCCACTTTAGGTCTCCTCTTATTCACCTTTATTCCAGCACGCTCAAACTC encodes:
- a CDS encoding GTP-binding protein, giving the protein MPTNVTAEYLAAEEEYRQAKSIPEKIRALEKMYATVPKHKGTEKLRLQIKRKISELRKELEKQQSQRKGGGYSFSVKKEGAAQIVFAGLPNVGKSSLLKALANVDIDVADYPFTTVEPIPGMMNHKDVQIQLVEVPGLIEGAALGKGMGTQLLSVIRNADAIAIVVDLSQDPMKQMEIILKEFERAGIKVNKRRPKVDIKRMPMGGIIINGQHLIQGDVSEVMKMLREEGIHSAEITVKEPVTLEDFSDALDESLVWRKAIIIANKGDAPGSKENYEKLVKAYNDRFKIVPVSAKKKANIEILKEELYQLADIIRVFTKSPGEDPAYPPIALKKGSTVLDVAERIHKDFAKNFKYARVWGKSAKFPGQRVGAEHVLEDGDIVEVHAR